GCGCGCCTGTTGCGCCAGACAATCCTCGAATCTGAAGTTCGTCGGGCAGAGCAATTGACCCGGCTGAACATCGAGCTGGATGAACGAAACCGGCAGTTGGATTCCTTTGCCTATGTGGCCTCTCATGATCTCAAGGAGCCACTCCGGGGCATCAATAACTATTCCAATTTCCTGATGGAAGACTATGCCGGACAGCTCGACGACCAGGGGATGGCTTATCTGCGCACCATGATGCGCCTGACAGAGCGGATGGAAACATTGCTGGATTCACTGCTTTATTATTCACGGCTGTCCCGTGCGGAAATCCGGGCACAAAAAGTGAATCTCATGTTAGTCGTGGAAGATGCATTGGAAATGCTTATTGCCAGGAGGGAGGAAACCGGCGCAAAAATTGTCCTCGCGGAAAACTTTCCTCCAGTGGACGGGGATGCGGATCGGCTCAGTGAGGTGTTTTCCAATCTGATCAGTAATGCCATCAAGTACAACGACAAAAAGCCGCCGGAAATCACGCTGGGCTGGCTGCCTTCAGAGGATAGCTCGGCGCCAGTTTTTTATGTGCGAGACAACGGTATCGGCATCGCCAAAGAACACCAGCAACTGGTTTTCCAAATCTTTAAAAGACTCCATGCCCGCGAGCAGTATGGTGGCGGTGTTGGGGCCGGTCTGACCATTGTGCGTAAAATCATCGAACGTCACGGTGGACGGATCTGGCTCGAATCCCGGCCGGGACAAGGCACGACCTTTTATTTCACCCTCCAACCGGACTCTCCAAACCATGACTGAAATCATCAATCCTTCCTTCCTGGTGGTCGAGGACAGTGATGAAGATTATGCAGCCCTGGAGCGCATATTAAAGCGTGCCAAAGCCGATGTACCTATCCGGTTGCAACGCTGCACCAGCGCAGAGCAGGTTTTGGACATGCTGAAAGCGCCCGTGTTGCCGAACAGGCCACTGCCGCCTTTGCCGGCGGTCATCGTGCTGGACCTGAATCTTCCTGGAGTGAATGGAAAATCTGTGCTGCTGGCAGTGCGTCAGCATCCGCGTTTGAAACGTACCCCGGTTGTGATTTTCTCCACTTCCAGCAGTCCTCAGGACATCGCATGGTGCTATGAACATGGAGCCAATTCCTACCATGTGAAGCAGACTGATTATTCGGCCTTCAAACGGGCTGTTGAGCTGTTGGTGGATTACTGGGTGGAGGCGGTACGCCTGCCGCTGCCGCCAGCCCCGGAATGCCTGTTGGAAAAACCGGACGAAGCCGATCCAAGACTCTGAAACAGACCTAACAAAACCTGAGTTCTCATGGCACCGGCATCGCCCCTCCAAGTCTTGATCGTGGATGATTCCATGACGGATTGCGTCATCTTCCGGCGTCATTTGTCGAAGGGAGTGCAGAGGCCTTATGAAATCAGTGAGGTGGCCACAGCGGCGGAGGCGATGAAACGTCTGGAGCAGTTGCAGCCAGATTGTGTTTTGATGGATTTCAATCTGCCTGATAGCGATGGCGTGAGTCTGGTGAAAAAGCTGGTGGCGACTTACGGTCAGAATGCTTTCGGCATCGTCATGCTGACCTCCAGCCAGGATGTGGAATTGGCGGTCGAGGCGATGCAAAGTGGAGCTCATGATTTCCTGCCTAAAAATTCAGCCAGTGCCATTGTGCTGCGGCGTGCAGTGGAGAATGCGGCTGAAAAAGCGGCCATCCAGCGCCAGCTTGAATCTCAGCGCCAGGCCATGGCTCTTCAAAATGAGGAGCTGGAGCGACATATCCACCGTCTGGAAAGGGAGGCTGCGGAGCGCCAACTGGCGGAATCCAGATTACGCCAGAGTGAGCAGCAACTCCGCGTCGTCACAGACCATGCGGCTGTCCTGCTGGCGCTCTGTGACCAAGAATGCACGTATAAGTTTGTGAACCGCCCTTATGCCCAGCGGTTTGGCATGGAGCCGGAGCAGGTAATCGGTAAGAAACTTGTCGAAGTCTTGGGCACAGACGCCTATGAAGCTATCCTTCCTCATCTGCAAAATGTCCTGGCTGGCGACCGTGTGGAGTTTGAGATCGAGATCCCTTATGAGACACTGGGTCGCCGCTGGATGAATGTGGTCTATGTGCCGGAAAGAGCGCTGGATGGAACGGTGCAGGGCTTAATCGGGGTGATGTCAGATACCACCGCCCGCAAGCTGGCGGAATTTGAGCTTGAGCATGCACGGGATGAGGCCCTGGCAGCCTCCCGTGCCAAAGACGACTTTTTGGCCGCGCTTTCGCATGAGCTGCGCACGCCTTTAAATCCCATCCTGCTTTTATCTAGCGATGCGGCCAGTGATCCCAGCATCCCCGTACCGATCCGGGCCATTTTTGAAACGATCCGCAAAAATGTGGATCTAGAGGCACGCCTCATTGATGACCTGCTGAACATCACCCGCATCAGTCGTGGCAAGATGGCCTTGGATAAACTGCCTGTGGACGTACATGTGGTTTTACGGGATGCTTTTGATAATGTGGCGGCAGAGATCGTGGCCAAGCACCTGTCTTTGAGAGTGAATTTAAACGCCCATGCCCATACGGTGATGGGCGATGATGTCAGGCTGCAGCAGGTGTTTTGGAACGTCCTTAAAAATGCAGTTAAATTCACTCCTGAAGGTGGGGCTATCATCGTCACCACACAGACGCTGCTCACGGAGGATGTTGTAGAGATCAGAATTGAAGACACGGGTATAGGAATGTCTGCGCCGGAACTGGAGCGCATCTTTGATGCCTTTGCCCAGGGAGATCACGCGGGGGTGGGTGGTTCTCACCGCTTTGGGGGGCTGGGACTCGGCCTCGCCATCAGCCAGATGCTGGTGAAAAGCCATGCGGGGAGCATTTTAGCAGAGAGTACCGGACCTGGGGAAGGCGCAGCTTTTGTCATCAAACTGCCGCTGGTGCCAGATATTTGCCTGCAATTGCAGCCGGCGACTCCGGCTGAAAGCATCCGTGCGAAAAATGACAAGCCTGTGGAAATCCTGCTCGTAGAGGATCACGAGGCTACGCGGACTGCATTGGCACAGTTGCTCCAACGCCGCCGTTATCTTGTCAGCACAGCATCATGTGTGGATGAAGCAAGGCTATTGGCCCGCGAGAAGCACTTTGACCTTTTGATTTCAGACATCGGCCTTCCAGATGGCAATGGCTATGACCTCATGGTGGAACTGGCCCAGCAGTATGGCCTCAAGGGTATAGCACTGACCGGATACGGTATGGAAAAGGACCTGGATCGCAGTTCAGCGGCTGGTTTTGTGACCCATCTCACCAAGCCTATTCACATGAATTCTTTAGAAGGAGCCATCCAAATGGCCCTAGCGCATCTTGCAAAATGACTGCACGCAGAAACGCGTTGAGATTCGATTTGAATTGAACCTTCTCGATCATTTCGAATAATTGATTTTTTTTGCCTACTGCCATGCTTACTGTGCACCTGTTGTTTGCCTCCCGAAGTCCCCAGGCTTATGAAGCGGTTTTGGAAGCTGTGAGCCTTGCATTTCCAGGAGCCCAAATCGGGCAGCCGGCCAACGTGGATGAGCTTTTGCTCAACCCGGTCTCTTCCAGCAAAGAATTCCTGGTGCTGATCAAGCCTGAAATGGGGGAGATCGAACTGGCCCTCAAATCAACTTATGGGGACGGTAGCGCACGTTGGCCAGTGGTCAGCTTGAGTGATGCCGTCCACAGCACCGGGCTGGATGTGATTGCGCCGGAGGACTGGCATGGCCGGCTTCTAGCCCAGGTCTTCCGCGCAGCCTTGCAAAAGCATGAACTGGTCCGTGAAAACAGCCGCTTGCGCGGTGATCTCTTAACCGTCGCACGACGCATCAGCCATGATCTACGCACGCCTCTGAGCGGCATTTTTACCACGGGGGAACTTTTGAAAGAAATCCTGGCAGAGCAGTCTGAAGAAGACGCCGCACTGACTCTCCCTCTTTTTGATTCCACGCAGGCGGTCCTGCGATTGATTGAGCGGGTCAGCCATCTGATCCGGGCCACCGTGGATCACAAGGCTAAGGAGCCTGTCGAGATGGGGCAGATAGCCTGGGCCGCACGCCAGGGGGCAGAAAAGACCGCCATGCAGCGTGGCATCCGGATGGAGGAAGTATCCGATTGGCCAGAAGTAGCCGGAGTGCCCTCTTGGCTGGAAACCATCTGGGCCAGCTTGCTGATGAATGCCGTCACGCACACAGGAAGAGACCGTAACGTCAAGATGGAGTGGAAGGAACTGCCTGACGAATATGAATTCAGCGTGGTGGACGACGGACCCGGTGTGGCCGAAAGCAAGGTAGGATCCCTGTTCCAGCCGTTTGAGAGCCTGCATCAAACGCACAGTGCCAAAGGACTTGGCCTTTCGATCACTAGGCGTTTGGTGGAGCTTCAGGGCGGTCGGTATGGATATGCCCCAGCCTCTGGCGGTGGTGCCCGCTTTTACTTCACACTCCCCAAATCGGATTCTTCCAGCTCCCCGTCTGCATGACGCCCCAGGCACCCATTTCAAATGAGAATACGAACCAGGTTTCCTGGCTAAAGGGTGGCGGCGAAGTGGGACGTCGGGTCAGAGAATTCGACTGGTCCGACCACCCGTTGGGTACTCCTGAAAACTGGCCGCAGAGTTTGAAGACAAGCGTCAGCCTGATGCTCAACTCGCGGTATGCGATGTGGATGGGCTGGGGCTCTGAATTGTTCTTTTTCTGCAATGATGCTTATCTGCCCACGCTAGGGTTGAAAACAAACTGGCTGGGAACTCCGGCTAGAATCGTGTGGAAAGAAATCTGGCCAGATGTGGGGCCACGCACTGAGTCTGTGGTGAAGGATGGTGTCGCCACCTGGGATGAGGGACTGCTGCTTTTTCTCGAACGCAGTGGCTTTGCGGAGGAGACTTATCACACGTTTTCATACAGTCCTATTTCTGGGGAGGACGGTTTGGTTGGTGGCATGCTCTGTGTCGTCACCGAAGAGACGGAACGCGTCATCAACGAACGTCGGCTGAGGATGTTGAGGGAACTTGCGGCAGGTTTGACGGGCGTAAAAAATGAGAAGGATCTGTGCAGTGCCTTCCAAGAATGCGTCCAGCAACATCCCAAGGACCTGCCTTTTGCACTCATCTATCTGCTGAGACCTGGCGGGCATGAAACTCGTCTCGGTTGCAGTCATGGCATAAACATGGGTCATCCGATGGCCCCTGACTTGTTAGACCTGGATTCAGAGGATCTCGTCTGGCCTCTAAATGCCGGGGAAGGGGTTCAGTTCGTGGGGGATCTGCAGGAACGTTTCACGGAGATACCCTTCGGCACCTGGGATATCCCCTCCCAGTGCGCAGCGGTCATCCCAGTGACCCAGCAGGGGAAGGAAGGCATTGCCGGACACCTGGTGGTGGGCATCAATCCCTACCGCTCCTTTGATGCTGCCTATCAGGGTTTTCTCGAGCTTCTCGCAGGACAGGTCTCAGGAGCACTATCCAATGTGCGAATGTATGAGCAGGAGAAGCAGCGGGTGGAGGAAATGGCAGCCATGGACCGCGCCAAAACCGCCTTTTTCAGCAATGTCAGTCATGAATTCCGCACGCCGCTGACGCTGATGCTTAGCCCGCTGGAGGATCTGCTGAATAAACAGCATTCTCTTTCAGATGCCGATCTTCAACTGGCCGGTGTCGCCCATCGCAATGGCTTGCGATTATTGAAGTTGGTAAACACACTCTTGGATTTTTCCCGCATTGAGGCGGGTCGTATTGAGGCAGCCTTTGAACCCGTGGATCTGGCCAGACTGACCATGGATTTGGCCAGCGGATTTCGCTCCGCCTTGGAGAAGGCCGGACTGAAATTGACAGTGGAATGCCCACCCCTGCGTGAAGAAATTTATGTGGACCGGGAATTGTGGGAAAAGATCGTGCTCAATCTCTTGTCGAATGCCTTCAAGTTTACGCTAGAGGGGGAGATCCATGTCTCAGTCCGTGATGTGGAGGACGGTGTGAAAGTGTCCGTCAGGGACACAGGCGCGGGTATCCCTCTGGAGGCGCAAGCGCGTTTGTTCGAGCGGTTTTACCGCGTGCAGGGGACCCAAGGACGCAGTTTTGAGGGCACTGGCATCGGGCTGGCTTTGGTGAATGAACTTGTCAAACTCCACGGTGGCGATGTCACCGTAGAAAGCCAGCCGGGGCAGGGCAGCACGTTTACGGTCCACCTTCTGCGAGGCAAGGAGCATCTTCCAGCGGAGCATGTCCGCCAGGGTTTCCACCCGAATGTGCGTAAAGCTGAAACCCTTTTTACCACAGAGGCGGAGCAGTGGGTGCCGGATGCATCAGCGCCAGGTACTGCATCACCCGTCATCGGGTCCAGTCCCCGCATGCGGATTCTCGTCGCCGATGATAATGCGGACATGCGTGGCTATGTCGCCAGTCTGTTATCTGCGGATTACGAAGTGGAAGCAGTGGCGGATGGCAATGCTGCCTGGACTGCCATCCAGAGACAGAGGCCAGATCTGGTGCTTTCGGATGCGATGATGCCTGGCATGGACGGATTCGGCCTGCTGCAGGCGGTCCGCGGGGATGCGATGCTGCGCACACTTCCAGTTATACTGCTCTCAGCACGTGCAGGGGAGGAGGCCAAGGTCGAAGGACTGGACGCCGGGGCGGACGACTATTTGATCAAGCCCTTCAATGCACGTGAATTGCTGGCGCGGGTAAAGGTGCATCTTTCTCTTTTACGCCTGCGGCTGGATTCATTGAATGAAGTCACGCAGGTGCAAAACCGCCTGCAGCACATGCTCTCGTTGCTGCCGGCTGGAGTCTATGCCTGCGACGAGAAAGGGCGGATCACCTTTTTTAATCCACTGGCGGCCAAGTTGTGGGGGCGTGCCCCGGATCCTGATGATCCTGAAATACGCTACTGTGGATTCCACCAAGTGCTGCTTCCAGATGGCCGCCTGCTTACTCAAGAGGAAACTCCGGTGGCGCAGGCCGTGAAGAATGGAAAATCTTTTCGCAACGTCGAAGCTGAAGTGGTCCGGGCTGACGGGACGAAATTCAACATTAGCATCAGCATTGATCCGCTGAGGGATGACCAGGGCCACATCACGGGTGCCATCAACATTTTCCAGGACATTACAGAATCCAAAGCCAATGCCCTGGCTCTGAAGAAGGAGTTAGAGGAGCGCCGCCGCACGGAGGAACACGCCACTTTCTTGAGCATGCTCAGCCAGAAACTGAGCCTGATGCACGAGCCCGCGGAAATTCTGGAAGCTGCCTCCGCCATGGTGGGCATGCATCTAAAAACCGACCGCTGCGGATTCATTGAAGTGGATGATGCCGCCAGGATGCTCACGGTGCGTCATGACTGGGCACGGGACGATATCCCCCGTCAGGACAGCCAGCATCACTTTGAGGATTTTGGCCCTATCGAATTTTGGAAAGGCATCGCGCAAAAGGGGTTTTCGATAGCCGATACCTCTCTTCATGCACCGTCCCAGAACTTCATTCAGAACTTTGACAAGCAATGGGTGCGCGCCTTTGCCGTTGCTCCATTTACCCAAGGGGGTCGGCTGCGGACATTGCTTGCCGTGACGACTGCACAGCCGCGCTGCTGGCGGGAGGATGAACAAAACCTCTTGGAAAATGTGGTGAGCCGTGTCCAGCCCCTGGTGGTGCAAGCGCGTGCGGCTCAGGATTTGCAAATTCGCGGCGAGCGCATGCAGCTCCTCACGGAGACGCTGGCCCAGCTACTCAGTGCGCGCAATCCTGAGACGGTGGTGCGCAATCTTTTCGCCAAAGTCGCCTG
The DNA window shown above is from Prosthecobacter fusiformis and carries:
- a CDS encoding sensor histidine kinase, giving the protein MLTVHLLFASRSPQAYEAVLEAVSLAFPGAQIGQPANVDELLLNPVSSSKEFLVLIKPEMGEIELALKSTYGDGSARWPVVSLSDAVHSTGLDVIAPEDWHGRLLAQVFRAALQKHELVRENSRLRGDLLTVARRISHDLRTPLSGIFTTGELLKEILAEQSEEDAALTLPLFDSTQAVLRLIERVSHLIRATVDHKAKEPVEMGQIAWAARQGAEKTAMQRGIRMEEVSDWPEVAGVPSWLETIWASLLMNAVTHTGRDRNVKMEWKELPDEYEFSVVDDGPGVAESKVGSLFQPFESLHQTHSAKGLGLSITRRLVELQGGRYGYAPASGGGARFYFTLPKSDSSSSPSA
- a CDS encoding hybrid sensor histidine kinase/response regulator, with protein sequence MAPASPLQVLIVDDSMTDCVIFRRHLSKGVQRPYEISEVATAAEAMKRLEQLQPDCVLMDFNLPDSDGVSLVKKLVATYGQNAFGIVMLTSSQDVELAVEAMQSGAHDFLPKNSASAIVLRRAVENAAEKAAIQRQLESQRQAMALQNEELERHIHRLEREAAERQLAESRLRQSEQQLRVVTDHAAVLLALCDQECTYKFVNRPYAQRFGMEPEQVIGKKLVEVLGTDAYEAILPHLQNVLAGDRVEFEIEIPYETLGRRWMNVVYVPERALDGTVQGLIGVMSDTTARKLAEFELEHARDEALAASRAKDDFLAALSHELRTPLNPILLLSSDAASDPSIPVPIRAIFETIRKNVDLEARLIDDLLNITRISRGKMALDKLPVDVHVVLRDAFDNVAAEIVAKHLSLRVNLNAHAHTVMGDDVRLQQVFWNVLKNAVKFTPEGGAIIVTTQTLLTEDVVEIRIEDTGIGMSAPELERIFDAFAQGDHAGVGGSHRFGGLGLGLAISQMLVKSHAGSILAESTGPGEGAAFVIKLPLVPDICLQLQPATPAESIRAKNDKPVEILLVEDHEATRTALAQLLQRRRYLVSTASCVDEARLLAREKHFDLLISDIGLPDGNGYDLMVELAQQYGLKGIALTGYGMEKDLDRSSAAGFVTHLTKPIHMNSLEGAIQMALAHLAK
- a CDS encoding response regulator yields the protein MTEIINPSFLVVEDSDEDYAALERILKRAKADVPIRLQRCTSAEQVLDMLKAPVLPNRPLPPLPAVIVLDLNLPGVNGKSVLLAVRQHPRLKRTPVVIFSTSSSPQDIAWCYEHGANSYHVKQTDYSAFKRAVELLVDYWVEAVRLPLPPAPECLLEKPDEADPRL